Proteins encoded within one genomic window of Paludisphaera rhizosphaerae:
- a CDS encoding sugar transferase, whose amino-acid sequence MAREATRRLNVRWDSEPVSSDIVESYTTSKSLADRILAALILLTLSPLVLIIMLAVKLTSRGGAIYRQERVGLGGGLFVMYKIRTMVYDCERSSGICWSSVGDPRATPLGRLLRRTHLDELPQLWNIVRGEMSLVGPRPERPEIVCELEQKIPHYRQRLDVLPGLTGLAQILLPPDSDVDDVRRKLTYDLYYVYHCNLWLDLRILACTACFLGGIPFALTRSLFRVPDQLEVEGAFASMSTELDAHTQVRTA is encoded by the coding sequence ATGGCCCGTGAGGCTACGCGCCGACTGAACGTACGCTGGGACTCCGAGCCAGTCTCGTCAGACATCGTCGAGAGCTATACCACCAGCAAGAGCCTGGCCGACCGCATACTGGCCGCGCTGATACTCCTTACGTTGTCCCCGCTGGTGCTGATAATAATGTTGGCGGTGAAATTGACCTCCCGCGGCGGGGCGATTTACCGGCAAGAGAGAGTCGGTCTCGGCGGCGGCCTGTTCGTGATGTACAAGATCCGGACGATGGTCTACGACTGCGAACGCAGCAGCGGAATCTGCTGGTCTTCAGTCGGAGACCCCCGCGCCACGCCGCTGGGCCGCCTGCTTCGCCGCACCCACCTCGACGAACTGCCGCAGCTTTGGAATATCGTTCGGGGAGAGATGAGTCTGGTCGGCCCGCGCCCGGAACGGCCTGAGATCGTCTGTGAGCTCGAGCAGAAAATCCCCCATTACCGGCAGCGACTCGACGTTCTCCCGGGGCTGACCGGGCTGGCCCAGATCCTCCTGCCGCCCGACTCGGATGTAGACGACGTCCGCCGCAAGCTGACTTATGACTTGTATTACGTCTATCATTGCAACCTATGGCTTGATCTAAGAATCCTCGCTTGCACCGCGTGCTTCCTTGGCGGCATCCCCTTCGCGCTGACCCGATCATTGTTCCGAGTGCCGGACCAACTTGAGGTCGAGGGGGCCTTCGCTTCGATGTCCACCGAACTCGACGCCCACACGCAAGTCCGGACGGCTTGA
- a CDS encoding exosortase/archaeosortase family protein: MLVFGAWFWWPVLSGMAARWSEDPRYSHGYLVAPFACYLLWIRRERLEAPPTRPTSWGLIPLAAGVASQIAGAYLFQPWLEAVAILPILAGLALLVGGTRVLDWTWPAIAFLVFMIPLPYRIEVALGAPLQGVATEASTYALQTLGQPAFAEGFVIHLGTHRIGVVEACNGLGMLYMFLGFATGAALLLARPTVDRVLILLSAAPIALAANVIRITVTGLLHQVAGSRWAEYFYHDFAGWLMMPLALLMLRAEVAALDHLFTPIEPVSSHVDPRIVLIRNGGDSRRVPAPGPGRA, translated from the coding sequence ATGCTGGTCTTCGGGGCGTGGTTCTGGTGGCCTGTCCTATCGGGAATGGCCGCACGCTGGTCGGAGGATCCTCGATATTCGCATGGCTATCTCGTAGCACCATTCGCCTGCTACTTGCTCTGGATTCGCCGCGAGCGGCTCGAAGCACCCCCGACCCGGCCAACATCCTGGGGACTGATACCGTTGGCCGCTGGCGTTGCGTCGCAGATCGCCGGTGCGTACCTCTTCCAACCTTGGCTAGAAGCCGTGGCCATTCTGCCGATCCTCGCGGGCCTCGCTCTGCTGGTCGGCGGCACACGAGTGCTGGATTGGACCTGGCCGGCGATCGCTTTCCTTGTCTTTATGATCCCGCTCCCCTATCGGATCGAAGTCGCCCTGGGTGCTCCGCTCCAGGGAGTAGCGACCGAGGCCAGCACGTATGCGTTGCAGACCCTGGGACAACCGGCCTTTGCTGAAGGGTTCGTCATTCACCTAGGCACCCACCGCATCGGCGTCGTCGAGGCGTGTAACGGGCTGGGGATGCTCTATATGTTCCTCGGGTTCGCCACGGGGGCGGCGCTGCTGCTGGCGCGACCGACCGTGGACCGGGTTTTGATCCTGCTCAGCGCCGCACCAATCGCCTTGGCGGCCAACGTGATTCGAATCACGGTCACCGGCCTGCTGCACCAGGTGGCCGGGAGTCGTTGGGCGGAATACTTCTACCACGACTTCGCCGGCTGGTTGATGATGCCGCTGGCCCTGCTGATGCTGCGGGCCGAGGTTGCTGCTCTCGACCACTTATTCACGCCCATCGAACCCGTGAGTTCTCACGTCGATCCCCGGATCGTCCTCATTCGAAACGGGGGCGACTCGCGTCGAGTCCCAGCTCCGGGACCTGGGCGAGCCTGA
- a CDS encoding sigma-70 family RNA polymerase sigma factor: MTHPRPQLLDAAFSLTEADSPRSGLGPAAPERIPTTSQAIVESCLKRARRWRPPPRWSSREWCEENRAEAALILLAAERAFDSGRGVSWDSFLRSRLMAGLITRLRSEWRSARFLIDEKSQDVLDLQPLSEREFTEDELKILYASIGRLSLSDRQVLQALYWDGLSESRAALILGVSQQAINKRKRTIIVRLQALLT; the protein is encoded by the coding sequence ATGACCCATCCGAGGCCCCAATTGCTCGACGCAGCTTTCTCGTTGACGGAAGCCGATTCGCCACGATCGGGCCTGGGGCCCGCCGCCCCGGAAAGGATACCTACGACGAGTCAGGCGATCGTTGAGAGCTGCCTGAAACGAGCCCGCCGGTGGCGTCCCCCACCACGCTGGTCGAGCCGGGAATGGTGCGAGGAGAATCGGGCGGAAGCGGCCCTGATCCTGCTGGCCGCGGAGCGGGCCTTCGACTCGGGCAGAGGCGTCTCCTGGGACTCTTTTCTCAGGTCGCGGCTCATGGCTGGTCTCATCACCCGCCTGCGGTCCGAGTGGAGGTCGGCCAGGTTTCTGATCGATGAGAAGTCCCAGGACGTCCTCGACCTCCAGCCGCTGAGCGAGCGAGAGTTCACCGAGGATGAGCTCAAAATCCTGTATGCCAGCATCGGCAGGTTGAGCCTGTCCGATCGACAGGTCCTCCAGGCCCTCTACTGGGATGGATTGAGCGAGTCCAGGGCGGCTCTAATCCTGGGAGTCAGCCAGCAGGCGATAAATAAGCGTAAGCGGACTATAATTGTCAGGCTGCAAGCTTTGTTAACTTAG
- a CDS encoding PAS domain-containing sensor histidine kinase: MGAGLEPFNLAVALVAIGYGGSSGILATVLSAAAVSLVPIVGATWWEILLFGASGLIISAAAETSYLSSLPLLGAGVRGSRPRLVHAWGVKGLRRLHTVARTGRSAVVAPGLIQDEEAGIDRAAVEDSYDALRHGHPDRKGLSNNAKDSKPVAARVSTVSTAGPSGNQSSVHAIRTEALNHSAQVDCQLELLLNAPPSVLTAYINRDGCSGLNDEAYQRCFASTREALSDRHGSGAIIDSDFEMVSASIEGWLVSQARSFEALPERQDQIGYVHTESVNRRNECKLVAGVDSIVFDIAGCRRTESVRRCAEVAGHQSETGPSRAENALGASERRFIAAFRNNPDAHIISRLDDSLILEVNPAWESLFGLPPDQAIGRKLSELIVQVAPLDHERVLTHLSEHGSIRGIELSVLQSSGAIRHASLSCDRIEIGEREYMLTIVRDLTRQKLIEEALNQREARLTAILDAEADAIMTIDQRSIIETVNSAADRMFGYEPGELIGESLSRLLANPFDKLSEGHSADATDCSLGRQRWARREGVARRKNGTSFPIESAVSEMGHGRRYTVVIRDASLRKDLEREVVEVAYREQRRIGQDLHDMIGQELTALSILAGELSDTMETVPRDANELAGRLTRGLQRCQNQLRVVIRGLLPVPAEQDGLMLALADLSERVCRDNQLVCTFECHSPVAIVDNLVATHLYLIAQEAVHNAVKHARPRTIRIVLEARDGVVLRVEDDGRGLVPLEKDLRGLGLRIMKNRAAILAARLTISPGVHGGTVVTCRLARNHDD, encoded by the coding sequence ATGGGGGCTGGACTCGAGCCGTTCAACCTGGCCGTTGCGCTCGTCGCTATCGGCTACGGCGGGAGTTCGGGGATCCTCGCAACAGTCTTGAGCGCCGCTGCGGTCTCCCTCGTTCCGATTGTCGGCGCCACCTGGTGGGAGATCCTCCTCTTTGGTGCGTCGGGGCTAATCATCAGCGCAGCAGCGGAGACATCATACCTCTCATCGCTGCCATTGCTCGGTGCCGGCGTTCGAGGTTCTCGCCCGAGGCTCGTGCACGCTTGGGGCGTGAAGGGGCTTCGGCGGCTACACACCGTAGCCAGGACGGGACGGAGTGCGGTGGTCGCTCCCGGACTCATACAGGACGAAGAGGCCGGGATCGACCGAGCGGCCGTCGAGGATTCCTACGACGCGTTGCGTCATGGGCACCCTGACCGGAAGGGCCTGTCGAACAATGCCAAGGATAGCAAACCCGTTGCGGCTCGAGTGAGCACCGTTTCGACTGCTGGCCCCAGCGGGAATCAGTCATCGGTACACGCCATTCGTACCGAAGCCCTGAACCACTCGGCACAGGTTGACTGCCAGCTAGAATTGCTGCTCAACGCCCCCCCGTCTGTGCTGACCGCGTACATCAACCGCGACGGTTGCTCTGGACTCAACGACGAGGCTTACCAGCGATGTTTCGCGAGTACCAGAGAGGCACTCTCGGATCGGCATGGATCAGGGGCCATTATCGATTCAGATTTCGAGATGGTCAGCGCGTCTATCGAGGGGTGGCTAGTGAGCCAAGCCCGATCGTTCGAGGCTCTGCCTGAGCGCCAGGACCAGATTGGTTACGTCCACACCGAATCTGTCAACAGACGTAACGAGTGCAAACTTGTTGCCGGTGTCGATTCTATCGTATTTGACATTGCCGGTTGTCGCCGAACCGAGTCCGTTCGCCGCTGCGCCGAGGTTGCCGGCCACCAGAGCGAGACGGGGCCGAGTCGAGCCGAGAACGCCCTAGGCGCCTCCGAGAGGCGGTTCATCGCGGCCTTCCGGAATAATCCGGACGCGCACATCATCAGTCGCCTGGACGACAGCCTGATCCTCGAAGTGAACCCCGCCTGGGAATCCCTCTTCGGGCTGCCGCCCGATCAGGCCATCGGCCGAAAGCTCTCCGAACTGATCGTGCAGGTCGCTCCGCTTGACCATGAACGCGTCCTAACCCATTTGAGTGAGCACGGCTCCATTCGAGGCATCGAGTTGTCCGTGCTCCAAAGCTCAGGCGCCATTCGCCATGCCAGTCTTTCGTGCGATCGAATCGAAATCGGGGAACGGGAATACATGCTGACCATCGTCCGAGATCTAACGCGGCAGAAGCTCATCGAGGAGGCATTGAACCAGCGCGAGGCTCGACTTACGGCGATCCTCGACGCAGAGGCCGACGCGATCATGACGATCGATCAACGGAGTATTATCGAGACGGTCAACTCGGCCGCCGACCGAATGTTCGGCTACGAGCCGGGGGAATTGATCGGCGAAAGCCTCTCGCGCCTGCTGGCGAATCCCTTCGATAAGCTCTCCGAAGGCCATTCGGCTGATGCCACGGACTGCAGCCTGGGCCGGCAACGCTGGGCTCGCCGGGAGGGGGTCGCCCGACGGAAAAATGGGACCTCGTTCCCCATCGAATCAGCCGTGAGCGAGATGGGCCATGGGAGGCGATATACAGTCGTCATCCGCGACGCGAGCTTACGTAAGGATTTAGAGCGAGAGGTTGTGGAGGTCGCCTATCGTGAACAGAGGCGTATTGGGCAAGATCTGCACGACATGATAGGACAAGAGTTGACCGCCCTGAGCATCCTGGCGGGCGAACTCTCAGACACCATGGAAACCGTTCCCAGGGACGCAAACGAGTTGGCCGGTCGTCTGACCCGGGGCTTGCAGCGTTGCCAGAACCAACTCCGCGTTGTCATTCGCGGCCTGCTCCCAGTCCCGGCCGAGCAGGACGGTTTGATGTTGGCATTGGCCGACTTGTCCGAGCGCGTCTGTCGCGACAACCAACTTGTATGCACCTTCGAATGCCATAGCCCCGTCGCCATTGTGGACAACCTCGTCGCCACGCATCTTTACCTCATCGCTCAGGAAGCGGTCCACAATGCGGTCAAGCACGCCCGACCCAGGACCATCCGAATCGTCCTCGAGGCTCGCGACGGAGTGGTTCTGCGCGTCGAGGACGACGGGCGAGGACTGGTCCCCTTAGAGAAAGACCTACGAGGCCTGGGTCTAAGAATCATGAAAAATCGTGCGGCTATTCTTGCCGCGCGGCTGACTATCTCGCCAGGCGTCCACGGTGGCACGGTCGTCACCTGCCGATTAGCGAGGAACCACGATGACTGA
- a CDS encoding polysaccharide biosynthesis tyrosine autokinase, producing the protein MDQPEITPDNFGTEPHPATVNLPAGRSVRAGFSSHARAEDPGRPPGLSSTPDLLSLLQALRRRWVLALFAGVLLANAAGFSVWYAIPPAKYTARALLHVSTYQPKVIFDTAERRAEYHTYQRSQVTLIKSRRVLGAALSTPSVAELETVRETYDPIEWLEGELAVEFAGGSEFLQISLSGKRPKDLATLVNSVTEAYLRTVETAERTGRSERLDSLKKLYDSYMQSLEKKRRRIRALAEEVGSNDQETLALKQQYNLEMVASARRDLMSLQSELRRAQVEMALLEARDADEVPKLLTTAEIEELLAQDEQMRDHREDLASITRQLADASRSSRKGNDPIVIAFRERQRAMQKTMDARRQYLTTRAERDMRDRHEEELNHLKDRVAILKQIDQVLRADIDKMGQESQAINRGTLDLQTHQDEIVLTSEVAKKVGGEVEALEVELGAKPRITQIDRAEVPRTKDELKQLKASGIAALAAFAATLLGISFWEFQARRISTTDEVVNGLGMRLIGSLPAPPTRGRRLRSLPAEADRRWQSLLVESVDATRTMILHLARVSGIRVVMITSAQKGEGKTSLAGHLATSLARAGRRTVLVDCDLRNPSAHRLLDIPQVPGTAELLRGEANLDEVTRPVLAGELFIITAGRCDTLAVQALAQDGLQPVMDQLRGSFDFVIVDTAPVLPVVDSLLVSQHVDAVLFSILRGVSRLPLVYTACERLSVLGVRMIGAVVSGTQYDAGGPGYYDSATAEA; encoded by the coding sequence ATGGACCAGCCCGAGATCACTCCCGACAACTTCGGTACGGAGCCGCATCCGGCGACCGTCAACCTGCCCGCCGGCAGGAGCGTGCGCGCCGGTTTCTCGTCCCACGCCCGTGCCGAGGACCCGGGGCGGCCTCCGGGCCTCTCATCGACACCTGACCTTCTGTCGCTGCTCCAGGCCCTACGACGACGGTGGGTCCTTGCCTTGTTCGCAGGCGTCCTGCTCGCCAACGCTGCGGGGTTCTCGGTCTGGTACGCGATCCCCCCAGCAAAGTACACAGCGAGGGCGCTCCTCCATGTGTCAACCTATCAGCCCAAAGTCATCTTCGACACGGCGGAACGCAGGGCTGAATACCACACGTACCAGCGCTCCCAGGTGACGCTCATCAAGAGCCGCCGGGTGCTCGGCGCCGCATTGAGCACGCCGTCGGTCGCGGAGCTCGAGACGGTCCGAGAGACGTACGACCCGATCGAGTGGCTCGAAGGGGAACTCGCCGTCGAGTTCGCCGGCGGCTCAGAGTTTCTCCAGATCTCCCTCAGCGGCAAACGGCCGAAGGACCTGGCCACGCTGGTCAATTCCGTGACCGAGGCATACCTCCGGACGGTCGAGACGGCCGAACGGACGGGCCGTAGCGAGAGGCTGGATTCTCTCAAGAAGCTGTACGACAGCTATATGCAGTCTCTCGAGAAGAAGCGGCGACGGATCCGGGCGCTCGCGGAGGAAGTCGGGTCGAACGACCAAGAGACCCTCGCCCTGAAGCAGCAATACAACCTCGAGATGGTCGCCTCCGCCCGCCGCGATCTCATGTCGCTCCAGTCAGAGCTGCGACGGGCCCAGGTCGAGATGGCGTTACTGGAGGCCCGCGATGCGGACGAGGTCCCGAAGTTGCTCACAACGGCGGAGATCGAGGAGTTGCTCGCACAGGACGAGCAGATGAGGGACCATCGCGAGGACCTCGCCTCGATCACCCGCCAACTCGCGGATGCCTCGCGTTCGTCGCGGAAGGGTAACGACCCGATCGTCATCGCGTTCCGGGAACGCCAACGCGCGATGCAGAAGACCATGGACGCTCGCCGGCAATACCTTACAACCCGAGCCGAACGCGATATGCGCGACCGTCACGAGGAGGAGCTCAACCACTTGAAGGACCGGGTGGCCATCTTGAAGCAGATCGATCAGGTCCTCCGGGCGGACATCGACAAAATGGGGCAGGAGTCCCAGGCCATCAACAGGGGGACGCTTGATCTCCAAACGCATCAGGATGAAATCGTCCTGACCAGTGAGGTCGCGAAGAAGGTCGGAGGAGAGGTCGAAGCGCTCGAGGTGGAATTGGGAGCCAAACCCAGGATTACCCAGATCGACCGAGCCGAGGTCCCCCGGACCAAGGACGAGCTCAAGCAACTCAAGGCGAGCGGCATCGCGGCCCTGGCCGCATTCGCGGCCACGTTGCTCGGGATCTCTTTCTGGGAGTTCCAGGCCCGCCGAATCTCGACGACCGACGAGGTCGTCAACGGCCTTGGGATGCGGCTGATCGGTTCCCTGCCGGCGCCGCCGACTCGGGGCCGCCGACTCCGGTCGCTACCCGCCGAGGCCGACCGCCGCTGGCAGAGCCTGCTCGTCGAATCCGTCGACGCGACTCGGACGATGATCCTGCACCTGGCCCGCGTTTCGGGAATCCGAGTCGTTATGATTACGAGCGCACAGAAGGGGGAGGGCAAGACCTCGTTGGCCGGCCACCTCGCTACTAGCCTGGCCCGGGCTGGTCGACGCACGGTGTTGGTGGATTGCGACCTACGCAACCCATCGGCCCACCGGCTCTTGGACATCCCTCAGGTCCCCGGGACGGCCGAGCTCCTGCGCGGAGAGGCCAACCTTGACGAGGTCACGCGGCCGGTCCTCGCCGGCGAATTGTTCATCATCACCGCCGGCCGATGCGATACGCTGGCCGTCCAGGCTCTGGCCCAGGATGGGCTGCAGCCGGTCATGGATCAACTGCGCGGCTCGTTCGACTTTGTAATCGTTGATACAGCACCAGTCCTACCGGTCGTCGACTCCTTGCTGGTAAGTCAGCACGTCGACGCCGTCCTCTTCTCGATCCTCCGCGGAGTGAGTCGATTGCCCCTGGTTTATACAGCCTGCGAACGCCTGTCCGTCCTGGGGGTGCGCATGATCGGCGCCGTGGTCAGCGGCACCCAGTACGACGCCGGGGGGCCCGGGTATTACGATTCGGCAACGGCTGAGGCTTAA
- the nusG gene encoding transcription termination/antitermination protein NusG, with product MTILAAEPDIYPPDLLDLPADPTRGRCWWCLHTKPRQEKQAARVLRKRALPHYLPSVDHVSHTPNGRKIRSRLPLFPGYLFLFSDEYERVEATKGGHLANVLAVYDQDEIQGDLRQIQRLLNSGLTVKAEPSIPVGAVVQVSSGPLEGLRGTVVRRQGRDEFVAVVRFLGRGATIELADWQVERVDDRRG from the coding sequence TTGACCATCCTCGCCGCAGAACCCGACATCTATCCTCCTGACCTACTTGACCTGCCTGCTGACCCCACACGAGGTCGGTGTTGGTGGTGCCTTCACACGAAACCCCGGCAAGAGAAGCAAGCCGCCAGGGTTTTGAGAAAGCGGGCGCTCCCTCACTACCTCCCCTCGGTCGACCACGTTAGCCACACCCCTAATGGGCGTAAGATTCGCTCCCGCCTTCCGCTGTTTCCGGGATACCTTTTCCTGTTCAGCGACGAGTACGAACGGGTCGAGGCGACGAAGGGGGGCCATCTGGCTAACGTGCTAGCCGTCTACGATCAGGACGAGATCCAGGGGGACCTGCGTCAGATCCAGAGGCTCCTTAATTCGGGCCTGACTGTTAAAGCCGAGCCGAGTATTCCTGTCGGCGCCGTCGTTCAGGTCAGTAGCGGGCCGCTGGAAGGATTGAGGGGCACCGTCGTCCGGCGGCAGGGTCGCGACGAATTCGTCGCGGTCGTCAGATTCCTGGGAAGGGGCGCCACAATCGAGCTTGCGGATTGGCAGGTCGAACGGGTCGATGACCGACGCGGTTGA
- a CDS encoding acyltransferase produces the protein MATPTNDESIPSLGPADDVTRSVRRMRFLSLDMVKGVGVLSFILWHAMAYFHQSGAESAPAVRFTHYATGLFVFVTGFILGLRGQADKRPLLPASSVWRASRLLLICLAAGIAKQALQGRVLSSSLVLVPLWEICSLGMVSRWDVPLQVLVVIAAVLLLAPFVVEACRGRRFAAIVFAAALPLALEPTLRLRVPYLWHFLLLGVWGTLIGVGLAQNRERALAALQRLPGPAFAVSALAYLWLQLGVTTHEAWYVAALFTMAGNLASVVINVCFWGGPTLVRHDLGGEPAGGIVRVLALLGRHSLFAYVLQIVALNAVRASGLATPSASALPAALVTAAIAALCLAACSAIELARRLPRFEIGYRTLFA, from the coding sequence ATGGCGACGCCCACCAACGACGAATCGATCCCTTCGCTGGGGCCGGCCGATGATGTGACGAGAAGCGTCCGGCGCATGCGGTTCCTCAGCCTCGATATGGTGAAAGGCGTCGGCGTGCTGAGCTTTATACTTTGGCACGCGATGGCTTACTTTCACCAGTCAGGGGCCGAATCGGCACCGGCGGTCCGATTCACACACTACGCGACGGGTCTCTTCGTCTTCGTAACGGGCTTTATCCTGGGCCTGCGCGGCCAGGCCGACAAGCGCCCGCTACTGCCGGCGTCCTCGGTGTGGCGTGCCTCCCGGCTCTTGCTGATCTGCCTGGCGGCAGGGATCGCGAAACAAGCTCTTCAGGGGCGGGTGCTGTCCTCATCCCTCGTCCTTGTTCCCCTATGGGAGATCTGCTCGCTCGGGATGGTGAGTCGCTGGGACGTACCGCTTCAGGTCCTAGTCGTGATTGCCGCCGTCTTACTCCTCGCACCTTTCGTCGTGGAGGCGTGTCGGGGCAGACGATTCGCGGCGATCGTGTTCGCTGCCGCCCTCCCATTGGCTCTCGAGCCGACTCTGCGCCTGCGAGTGCCGTACCTCTGGCACTTCCTCCTACTGGGTGTTTGGGGGACGCTGATCGGCGTCGGTCTAGCCCAAAACCGGGAGCGTGCTCTAGCCGCTCTGCAGCGGCTTCCTGGCCCGGCCTTCGCGGTGTCCGCACTCGCCTATCTGTGGCTCCAGTTGGGGGTGACGACTCATGAAGCCTGGTACGTCGCAGCCCTCTTTACAATGGCGGGGAACCTGGCATCCGTCGTGATCAACGTCTGCTTCTGGGGGGGCCCGACGCTGGTTCGCCATGACCTGGGCGGCGAGCCTGCGGGCGGGATAGTCCGCGTGCTCGCCTTGCTCGGCCGGCATTCCCTATTCGCCTACGTGCTGCAGATCGTCGCCCTCAACGCGGTGCGGGCGAGCGGGTTGGCGACCCCCTCCGCGTCGGCATTGCCCGCAGCCCTCGTCACGGCCGCGATTGCGGCGCTGTGCCTGGCGGCCTGCAGCGCCATCGAGTTGGCCAGGCGCCTGCCGCGCTTCGAGATAGGTTACCGAACTCTCTTCGCCTAG
- a CDS encoding putative sugar nucleotidyl transferase: MTDAVESGLFPREQAMRLCIVEDGGVSNLEPLTLTRPVFDLRFGADRLGARVARSFGLAPGGGRFGAIVRPHLVDLWHRRDPLWALNDRAWLGRSPVLVVNGRWVPSAEFEPPEVRRPLVGLCEGRPACAWAGPGQAVGLELSNVGDWFDEMVSSVDVFDVGGRWIERPWDLVSGNAEALRSDFRPGRQDGLRLSDLQHVAVVGSQDRLFVHESARVDPYTVFDTTNGPITVEADAWVQPFTRIEGPCFIGRDTHLFRANLRGGVTLGPNCRVGGEVEAAIVHGYSNKYHEGFLGHAYVGEWVNLGAITSNSDLRNDYGEVHVPLQGDPIATGQNKVGCFVGDHTRTGLGSMLNTGAAIGVMCDVLPAGILLPKHVPSFVRVAFGRVAPGPSLEQKFATARTVKRRRGLEFTEQEERLYEGLFEATRLERERAIHKAAALARGEAASRDLSQRAVGE, from the coding sequence ATGACCGACGCGGTTGAAAGCGGATTGTTCCCAAGGGAGCAGGCCATGCGCCTCTGTATCGTGGAGGATGGCGGGGTCAGCAACCTCGAGCCGCTGACTCTAACACGTCCCGTCTTCGATCTGCGCTTCGGCGCCGACAGACTCGGCGCGCGGGTCGCTCGGTCGTTCGGGCTGGCCCCTGGCGGGGGCCGATTTGGTGCGATCGTCCGGCCTCATCTCGTCGACCTGTGGCACCGGCGAGATCCGCTCTGGGCTCTGAACGATCGGGCCTGGTTGGGCCGTAGCCCGGTGCTCGTTGTTAATGGCCGCTGGGTGCCCTCTGCCGAATTCGAGCCGCCTGAGGTGAGGCGACCGCTGGTCGGTCTTTGCGAGGGACGACCAGCATGCGCGTGGGCGGGACCGGGGCAGGCGGTCGGGCTGGAACTCAGCAATGTGGGAGACTGGTTTGACGAGATGGTCTCCTCCGTTGATGTCTTCGATGTAGGAGGTCGCTGGATCGAGAGGCCGTGGGATCTCGTGTCGGGGAACGCCGAGGCGTTACGTTCTGACTTCCGCCCCGGCCGTCAGGACGGACTGCGATTGAGCGATTTGCAGCACGTCGCTGTCGTCGGCTCGCAAGATCGGCTCTTCGTACACGAGTCGGCTCGCGTCGACCCTTACACCGTCTTCGACACAACGAATGGGCCGATCACTGTCGAGGCCGATGCCTGGGTCCAGCCGTTTACACGGATCGAAGGACCCTGCTTTATTGGCCGCGACACTCATCTCTTCCGGGCTAACTTACGAGGCGGAGTCACCCTCGGGCCGAACTGTCGCGTCGGCGGAGAAGTCGAGGCCGCGATCGTTCACGGATACTCAAACAAATACCACGAAGGCTTCCTCGGCCACGCCTATGTCGGCGAGTGGGTCAACCTAGGGGCCATTACATCGAATTCGGACCTTCGCAACGATTACGGCGAGGTCCACGTCCCGTTGCAAGGCGATCCGATCGCCACCGGGCAGAACAAGGTCGGCTGCTTCGTGGGCGACCACACTCGCACCGGGCTGGGCTCGATGCTAAATACGGGCGCAGCAATCGGCGTGATGTGTGACGTCCTGCCGGCTGGTATCCTGCTGCCGAAGCACGTCCCCAGCTTCGTGAGGGTGGCTTTCGGCCGCGTTGCACCCGGCCCGTCGCTAGAGCAGAAGTTCGCCACTGCTCGGACTGTTAAGCGGCGGCGCGGTCTGGAGTTCACCGAGCAAGAAGAACGCCTCTATGAAGGTCTGTTCGAGGCCACCCGGCTTGAGCGGGAACGAGCCATCCATAAGGCGGCCGCACTCGCCCGAGGCGAGGCCGCCTCACGTGACCTCTCGCAGCGTGCCGTCGGCGAGTAA